The proteins below are encoded in one region of Pseudonocardia sp. DSM 110487:
- the hpaD gene encoding 3,4-dihydroxyphenylacetate 2,3-dioxygenase yields MAQTMVPPPDVIRCAYAELVVTDLAAARWFYVDLLGLVVTAEEPDAIYLRAFEEYLHHSLVLRQGEVAACARLAYRVRSAAEVDRAEEYYRALGVRVERVPAGATRGIGEAVRIEDPLGFPVEFFFDAEHVERLTQRYDLHGAGAISRLDHFNVVTPDVPAAQRYYEGLGFRVSEDIEDAEGTVYAAWLYRKPTVHDVALTGGDGPRLHHIAFATHERGQILHLCDHLGAARRSDMIERGPGRHGVSNAFYLYLRDPDGHRIEIYTHDYYTGDPDNPVVRWDVHDNQRRDWWGNPVVPSWYAEASPVLDVDGTLQPLRERTEAREADVTIGADGFSYTRAEEAGAGPRGFKLGSQV; encoded by the coding sequence ATGGCCCAGACGATGGTCCCGCCACCCGACGTCATCCGCTGCGCCTACGCCGAGCTCGTCGTCACCGACCTCGCCGCGGCCCGGTGGTTCTACGTCGACCTGCTCGGTCTCGTCGTCACCGCCGAGGAGCCCGACGCGATCTACCTGCGCGCCTTCGAGGAGTACCTGCACCACTCCCTCGTGCTCCGGCAGGGCGAGGTGGCCGCATGCGCGCGGCTCGCGTACCGCGTGCGATCGGCCGCGGAAGTGGACCGTGCCGAGGAGTACTACCGGGCGCTCGGCGTCCGGGTCGAACGGGTGCCGGCCGGGGCGACCCGGGGCATCGGCGAAGCGGTGCGGATCGAGGACCCGCTCGGCTTCCCCGTCGAGTTCTTCTTCGACGCCGAGCACGTCGAGCGCCTCACCCAGCGCTACGACCTGCACGGCGCGGGGGCGATCAGCCGGCTCGACCACTTCAACGTCGTCACGCCGGACGTCCCGGCCGCGCAGCGCTACTACGAAGGCCTCGGGTTCAGGGTGTCGGAGGACATCGAGGACGCAGAGGGCACCGTCTACGCGGCTTGGCTGTACCGCAAGCCGACGGTGCACGACGTCGCTCTCACCGGTGGCGACGGGCCCCGCCTGCACCACATCGCGTTCGCCACCCACGAACGCGGCCAGATCCTGCACCTGTGCGACCACCTCGGCGCTGCCCGCCGTTCCGACATGATCGAACGCGGCCCCGGCCGCCACGGCGTGTCCAACGCCTTCTACCTCTACCTGCGCGACCCCGACGGCCACCGCATCGAGATCTACACCCACGACTACTACACCGGCGACCCCGACAACCCCGTCGTCCGCTGGGACGTCCACGACAACCAGCGCCGCGACTGGTGGGGCAACCCCGTCGTCCCCTCCTGGTACGCCGAGGCCTCCCCGGTGCTCGACGTCGACGGCACACTGCAGCCGCTGCGCGAGCGGACGGAGGCCCGCGAGGCGGACGTGACGATCGGAGCCGACGGGTTCTCCTACACCCGTGCGGAGGAGGCAGGGGCGGGCCCGCGGGGGTTCAAGCTCGGCAGCCAGGTGTAA
- a CDS encoding ATP-binding protein, producing the protein MAPPCDVDPSAPEPARPRDTAHSTSNPSAADGDGSLADPTISFSLRSVPAAAWLGRARLRRWLEQLRFPPAWIDDLIFITSEAISNAAEHAYPPDTAEGPIHVEARLRFDTEPPSRPEHPEGRARPRWRVQVRVADRGAWKPVNPAQGHRGHGLAAIAALAAHVTVRRGEQNSPRGTELTITSAPAPRN; encoded by the coding sequence ATGGCGCCGCCCTGTGACGTCGACCCCAGCGCGCCGGAACCGGCTCGACCCCGCGACACGGCTCACTCGACATCGAACCCGAGCGCAGCGGATGGCGACGGCTCGCTCGCTGATCCGACGATCTCGTTCTCCCTCCGTTCCGTACCGGCGGCCGCTTGGTTGGGCCGGGCCCGGCTCCGGCGGTGGCTGGAACAGTTGCGGTTCCCACCCGCATGGATCGATGACCTGATCTTCATCACCAGCGAGGCGATCAGCAACGCCGCCGAACACGCCTATCCGCCGGACACCGCGGAGGGCCCGATCCATGTCGAGGCCCGGCTGCGATTCGACACCGAGCCCCCCTCCCGGCCCGAACACCCCGAGGGGCGGGCTCGGCCGCGCTGGCGGGTGCAGGTGCGGGTCGCCGACCGCGGCGCCTGGAAGCCGGTCAACCCGGCCCAGGGACACCGGGGACACGGACTCGCCGCGATCGCGGCACTGGCCGCCCACGTCACCGTCCGCCGCGGCGAACAGAATTCGCCGCGTGGAACGGAGCTGACCATCACCAGTGCCCCAGCACCCAGAAACTGA
- a CDS encoding STAS domain-containing protein has protein sequence MGSGHGGMPPPEELMSLHRAARNGAVVLAVEGEVDIATAAQLREALDHALNDAGMRPVVVDLTAVSFLASRGLAILAEAHRSAGVLQPLRVVVDEARPVIRPLQLSGLGRVLSLFHTLDDALTGSPEVDVS, from the coding sequence ATGGGCAGCGGGCACGGTGGGATGCCACCGCCGGAGGAGCTGATGTCATTGCACCGCGCGGCTCGTAATGGCGCGGTTGTCTTGGCGGTCGAGGGTGAGGTCGACATCGCGACGGCCGCGCAGCTGCGGGAAGCGTTGGATCATGCGCTGAACGACGCCGGCATGCGTCCGGTCGTGGTCGATCTGACAGCGGTGTCGTTCCTCGCGTCTCGCGGATTGGCCATCCTGGCCGAAGCCCACCGGTCGGCGGGCGTTCTGCAGCCGTTGCGGGTCGTGGTGGACGAGGCCAGACCGGTGATCCGCCCCTTGCAGCTGTCCGGACTCGGCCGTGTCCTGAGCCTGTTCCACACGCTGGATGACGCGCTGACCGGCAGCCCGGAGGTCGACGTCAGCTGA
- a CDS encoding amidase, with translation MEWNFPTAEELVAALRAGEVTSVELTDEAIARIERDDKVINAICVRDFDRARIAARGADQARARGEDRPLLGIPVTVKESYDIAGLPTTWGMPLYRDHVPAEDAVQVSRVKAAGAVVLGKTNVPLGLQDLQSFNEMYGTTNNPWDHDRTAGGSSGGSAAALAAGFGALSLGSDIGGSLRTPAHFCGVYAHKPTLGLAANRGMIPPTTPALPVDLDLAVVGPMARTARDLTLLLDVMAGPDPLTLGVAYELTLPPARHERLGDFRVLVLDEHPFIPTGSAVLAGVNRVADALVDGGARVERHSPLLPDLAEAATLYTQLLFSGSVARLPGEAYEQLRTRAAGLSADDQSLGAARLRGMVFSHRDWIEANNRRELHRHGWRQLFAEFDAVVCPITPTPAFPHDHNPDLLERRIDIDGVEYPFLDQLVWAGLATMPGLPATAIPAGRPSEGLPVGVQLIGPMFEDRTPLRLAELLEQRIGGFQAPR, from the coding sequence ATGGAGTGGAATTTTCCGACGGCCGAGGAACTCGTGGCTGCCTTGCGTGCCGGTGAGGTGACCTCGGTGGAGCTGACCGACGAGGCGATTGCCCGCATCGAGCGCGACGACAAGGTGATCAACGCGATCTGCGTGCGGGACTTCGACCGTGCGCGGATCGCCGCGCGCGGTGCCGACCAGGCGCGCGCCCGCGGCGAGGATCGGCCACTGCTTGGTATTCCGGTGACGGTCAAGGAGTCCTACGACATCGCCGGGCTGCCCACGACCTGGGGCATGCCGCTGTACCGGGACCATGTGCCGGCCGAGGATGCGGTACAGGTATCGCGGGTCAAGGCCGCCGGGGCGGTGGTGCTCGGTAAGACCAATGTGCCCTTGGGGCTGCAAGATCTGCAGAGCTTCAACGAGATGTACGGCACCACGAACAACCCGTGGGACCACGATCGTACGGCGGGCGGGTCCTCCGGCGGATCAGCGGCGGCCCTGGCGGCTGGATTCGGCGCGCTGTCCCTCGGCTCCGACATCGGCGGCTCGCTGCGCACGCCCGCACACTTCTGCGGTGTCTACGCGCACAAGCCGACCCTCGGGCTGGCGGCGAACCGCGGCATGATCCCGCCAACCACGCCGGCATTGCCGGTCGACCTCGACCTCGCCGTCGTCGGTCCGATGGCGCGGACCGCCCGCGACCTCACGCTCCTGCTCGACGTCATGGCCGGGCCGGACCCGCTGACGCTCGGCGTGGCGTACGAGTTGACCCTGCCGCCCGCACGCCATGAGAGACTCGGCGACTTCCGGGTCCTTGTCCTCGACGAGCATCCGTTCATTCCGACGGGATCCGCCGTGCTGGCGGGCGTGAACCGGGTGGCCGACGCGCTTGTCGACGGCGGCGCCCGCGTCGAACGGCACAGCCCGCTGCTGCCCGACCTGGCCGAAGCCGCGACGCTCTACACGCAGTTGCTGTTCTCGGGCTCCGTTGCGCGCCTTCCCGGCGAAGCGTACGAGCAGCTGCGGACCCGCGCCGCAGGCCTGAGCGCGGACGACCAGAGTCTCGGCGCGGCGCGGCTGCGCGGGATGGTGTTCAGCCACCGCGACTGGATCGAGGCGAACAACCGTCGCGAGCTCCACCGTCACGGCTGGCGGCAGCTCTTCGCCGAGTTCGACGCCGTGGTGTGCCCGATCACGCCGACTCCCGCGTTCCCGCACGACCACAATCCCGATCTGTTGGAACGCCGGATCGACATCGACGGCGTCGAGTACCCGTTCCTCGACCAGCTCGTCTGGGCTGGTCTGGCCACCATGCCCGGCCTGCCCGCCACCGCCATACCAGCGGGCCGGCCCTCCGAGGGTCTGCCGGTGGGGGTGCAGCTCATCGGTCCGATGTTCGAGGACCGCACCCCGCTGCGGCTGGCCGAACTGCTCGAGCAGAGGATCGGCGGCTTCCAGGCACCGAGGTAG
- a CDS encoding PfkB family carbohydrate kinase yields MDAPVVEPTGAEDTFVAGLVAGLDRGPYEAARCGSAAAALTVGHLGGRPDLSQDTLHQQASGTAARG; encoded by the coding sequence ATCGACGCGCCGGTGGTCGAGCCGACCGGGGCGGAGGACACGTTCGTCGCCGGGCTGGTCGCCGGGCTCGACCGCGGTCCGTACGAGGCGGCTCGCTGTGGCTCGGCGGCCGCGGCGCTGACCGTCGGTCATCTGGGCGGGCGCCCCGACCTGTCGCAGGACACGCTGCACCAGCAGGCATCCGGGACAGCCGCTCGAGGATGA
- a CDS encoding dienelactone hydrolase family protein codes for MAQASATPIRITQADGVVVDGDLAIPDAATGLVVFAHGSGSSRHSRRNRHVASALQQRGLATLLMDLLTPDEEAIDAQTSEFRFDIELLARRLVGAADWLADEPSTRNLRLGYFGASTGAAAALVAAARNDRAAAIVSRGGRPDLAGGHALHAVRAPTLLIVGDQQVIELNEVAEDRMPAERQLVIVPGATHLFEEPGALDRVAELAGNWFVQHLTE; via the coding sequence ATGGCCCAGGCGAGCGCCACCCCGATTCGCATCACCCAGGCCGACGGCGTCGTCGTGGACGGCGACCTGGCAATCCCGGACGCGGCAACCGGGCTCGTCGTGTTCGCCCACGGCAGCGGCAGCAGCCGGCACAGCCGCCGCAACCGGCACGTCGCCAGCGCGTTGCAGCAACGCGGCCTCGCCACCCTGCTCATGGATCTGCTCACCCCCGACGAGGAAGCGATCGACGCGCAGACCAGCGAGTTCCGGTTCGATATCGAGCTGCTCGCCCGCCGCCTCGTGGGCGCCGCCGACTGGCTCGCGGACGAACCCAGCACCCGAAACCTGCGCCTCGGCTACTTCGGGGCGAGCACCGGCGCTGCGGCCGCGCTCGTCGCAGCCGCGCGCAACGACCGAGCCGCCGCCATCGTCTCCCGCGGCGGCCGCCCCGACCTCGCCGGCGGCCACGCCCTGCACGCAGTACGCGCCCCCACCCTGCTGATCGTCGGCGACCAGCAGGTGATCGAACTCAACGAGGTCGCCGAGGACCGGATGCCCGCCGAACGACAGCTCGTCATCGTCCCTGGCGCGACCCATCTGTTCGAAGAACCCGGCGCGCTGGACCGAGTCGCCGAACTCGCCGGCAACTGGTTCGTCCAGCACCTGACCGAGTAG
- a CDS encoding ATP-binding protein — translation MAEGVREVDVVILIGLQASGKTTFYRQRLAADHTHVSKDAFPNARNRQRRQMRLIHDALAAGRSVAVDNTNPSPEEWQPIIAVAREHAARVVGYWFPPDVAVSMSRNAARSGKARVPDVGLYATLTRLRRPRLVDGFDGLHVVESDGTGGFTIRPLNEEG, via the coding sequence GTGGCTGAAGGTGTCCGAGAGGTAGACGTGGTGATCCTCATCGGCCTGCAGGCATCGGGCAAGACCACCTTCTATCGGCAGCGGCTCGCCGCCGACCACACCCACGTCAGCAAGGACGCCTTCCCCAACGCGCGCAATCGCCAGCGGCGCCAGATGCGCCTCATCCACGACGCCCTGGCCGCCGGACGTAGCGTTGCGGTCGACAACACGAACCCCTCGCCCGAGGAGTGGCAGCCCATCATCGCGGTCGCCCGTGAGCACGCGGCGCGGGTCGTCGGTTACTGGTTCCCACCCGACGTCGCCGTCTCCATGAGTCGCAACGCCGCCCGGTCGGGGAAAGCCCGGGTGCCCGATGTCGGTTTGTACGCCACCCTCACACGGCTGCGGCGTCCGCGGCTGGTCGACGGGTTCGACGGGCTGCACGTCGTGGAGTCCGACGGAACGGGCGGATTCACGATCCGGCCCTTGAACGAGGAGGGTTGA
- a CDS encoding tRNA(His) guanylyltransferase Thg1 family protein translates to MDADEFEVRQRAREWFHSMRVLPGAWTVVRVDGRSFSRFTEERFDKPFDLRFSALMVETAQTLLTELAGRYAYTESDEISVLLDPSFDLFGRGVEKIVSISAGIASAAFTHAAGEPAHFDGRVWIGTSTTDVADYFSWRQSDAARCALNGWCYWTLRKDGKTRAEATRALERATIADKNELLFGYGINFNDLPAWQRRGVGLWWETYQRPGYDPIREIDVAASRRRVHVERELPMKDAYRDVVDRLLAAERGAEA, encoded by the coding sequence GTGGACGCCGACGAGTTCGAGGTGCGGCAACGCGCCCGCGAATGGTTCCACTCGATGCGGGTGCTGCCCGGCGCGTGGACGGTCGTCCGGGTGGACGGCCGCAGCTTTTCCCGCTTCACCGAGGAGCGCTTCGACAAGCCGTTCGACCTGCGGTTCTCCGCATTGATGGTCGAGACAGCGCAGACGCTGCTGACCGAGCTCGCAGGTCGCTACGCCTACACCGAGAGCGACGAGATCTCGGTCCTGCTCGATCCGTCGTTCGACCTGTTCGGCCGCGGCGTCGAGAAGATCGTCTCGATCTCGGCGGGCATCGCCTCCGCTGCGTTCACCCACGCCGCGGGCGAACCAGCGCACTTCGACGGCCGCGTCTGGATCGGCACCAGCACCACCGACGTCGCTGACTACTTCTCCTGGCGGCAGAGCGATGCCGCGCGCTGCGCCCTCAACGGCTGGTGCTACTGGACGCTGCGCAAGGACGGCAAGACCCGCGCGGAAGCCACCCGGGCCCTGGAACGAGCGACGATCGCGGACAAGAACGAGCTGCTGTTCGGGTACGGGATCAACTTCAACGACCTGCCCGCATGGCAACGCCGCGGCGTCGGCCTCTGGTGGGAGACCTACCAGCGCCCCGGGTACGACCCGATCCGCGAGATCGACGTCGCCGCCTCCCGACGTCGCGTCCACGTCGAGCGCGAGCTGCCGATGAAGGACGCGTACCGCGACGTCGTCGACCGGTTGCTCGCCGCCGAACGCGGCGCCGAAGCCTGA
- a CDS encoding serine protease: MIDLKSVTKRVSSLESVVPQEESRFTTGSPGSASKEESRSSRLLVAVGKSEPIGPIGSPLESVIGIDQRVRILDTELSPWRMICALRMQAPNGAAAIGTGWFVGPRTIVTAGHCVHSTQFFAGWADTIEVIPGLIGAGPVATMRPFGSIASGRFSSVDRWIDQADPDFDIGCIHLDEPLGDTVGWFAIGTLSVDELTGFLVNISGYPGDRGNGNEQYHAVNRVLQVSDRRIFYDVDTFGGQSGAPVWIQESVESPPVAVGIHAYGIGGTPGTFGITANSAPRIIPEVFDTIRGWIDEDGGLPAG; this comes from the coding sequence ATGATCGATCTGAAGTCGGTGACGAAGAGGGTCTCTAGCCTCGAGTCGGTAGTACCGCAGGAGGAGTCGCGGTTCACCACAGGTAGTCCCGGATCCGCGTCCAAAGAGGAGTCGCGCAGCAGCCGGCTGCTGGTGGCCGTCGGGAAGAGCGAGCCGATCGGGCCGATCGGCTCGCCGCTCGAGAGCGTGATCGGGATCGACCAGCGGGTACGCATCCTGGACACCGAGCTGTCGCCGTGGCGGATGATCTGTGCTCTGCGGATGCAGGCTCCGAACGGCGCCGCGGCGATCGGCACGGGTTGGTTCGTGGGCCCGCGCACCATCGTGACCGCGGGCCACTGCGTGCACAGCACGCAGTTCTTCGCCGGCTGGGCCGACACGATCGAGGTGATCCCCGGCCTGATCGGTGCCGGCCCGGTAGCCACCATGCGACCGTTCGGCAGCATCGCGAGCGGCAGGTTCTCCTCGGTGGACCGGTGGATCGACCAGGCAGACCCCGACTTCGACATCGGCTGCATCCACCTCGACGAACCGCTCGGGGATACGGTCGGCTGGTTCGCCATCGGGACGCTCTCGGTCGACGAGCTCACCGGGTTCCTGGTGAACATCTCCGGCTACCCGGGCGATCGAGGCAACGGCAACGAGCAGTACCATGCGGTGAACCGGGTGCTCCAGGTGTCGGACCGGCGGATCTTCTACGACGTGGACACGTTCGGTGGGCAGAGCGGTGCCCCGGTCTGGATCCAGGAGAGCGTCGAGTCGCCCCCGGTCGCGGTGGGCATCCACGCCTACGGGATCGGCGGGACGCCGGGCACCTTCGGGATCACCGCGAACTCCGCACCGCGGATCATCCCGGAGGTCTTCGACACCATCCGCGGCTGGATCGACGAGGACGGCGGGCTGCCGGCGGGATGA
- a CDS encoding carboxypeptidase-like regulatory domain-containing protein, translating to MNESVPCTGQVVGRDGRPVPHAFIVIVDGPAPVPEIALVADDDGRFSFALLPGEWTVQARGDGGAGETRVAVSPPEIGFVITIP from the coding sequence ATGAACGAAAGCGTGCCCTGCACGGGCCAGGTCGTCGGCCGCGACGGCCGGCCCGTGCCACACGCCTTCATCGTGATCGTCGACGGCCCGGCCCCGGTGCCCGAGATCGCCCTGGTGGCCGACGACGACGGACGCTTCTCCTTCGCCCTCCTGCCGGGGGAGTGGACGGTGCAGGCCCGCGGGGATGGCGGGGCCGGCGAGACCCGGGTAGCCGTGAGCCCGCCGGAGATCGGCTTCGTGATAACCATCCCCTGA
- a CDS encoding helix-turn-helix domain-containing protein, with the protein MESLGAFLKSRRDRVTPARIGLRTHGSARRVPGLRREELAQLAGVSAGYYTRLEQGQAETASAQVLDAIARVLQLDEIETVHLHNLARQPAGRGLAEPPPEEPHPRVLALLRSLGDTTPAVVLGRRADVLAWNRAGHALKAEHVDFDAPADPAHRPSMPRMVFLDPLTRDLYRNWDEVAAAHVAFLRLTAGRYPTDARLAALIGELSMRSDEFARMWAGGDVADCTVGTIELQHPTVGAANVAYQVWLQPDSPDHRLEIYTPNDPSSADALQVLAHQCRLARA; encoded by the coding sequence GTGGAGAGCCTCGGAGCCTTCTTGAAGAGCCGTCGTGATCGGGTCACCCCGGCCCGGATCGGCCTGCGCACCCACGGGTCCGCCCGCCGCGTGCCCGGCCTGCGCCGCGAGGAGCTCGCCCAGCTCGCGGGGGTGAGCGCGGGGTACTACACGCGGCTGGAGCAGGGGCAGGCCGAGACCGCGTCCGCCCAGGTTCTCGACGCCATCGCGCGCGTCCTGCAGCTCGACGAGATCGAGACCGTCCACCTGCACAACCTCGCTCGCCAACCCGCCGGCCGCGGGCTCGCCGAACCTCCGCCGGAGGAACCCCATCCACGCGTACTCGCGCTGCTGCGGTCCCTCGGCGACACGACGCCCGCGGTCGTGCTCGGCAGGCGCGCTGACGTGCTCGCCTGGAACCGCGCCGGTCACGCGCTCAAGGCCGAGCACGTCGACTTCGACGCGCCTGCGGACCCGGCACACCGGCCGTCGATGCCGCGCATGGTCTTCCTCGACCCGCTCACCCGCGACCTGTACCGCAACTGGGACGAGGTCGCGGCCGCCCACGTCGCGTTCCTCCGGCTCACCGCGGGCCGGTATCCCACCGACGCCCGGCTGGCCGCGCTGATCGGGGAGCTCTCGATGCGCAGCGACGAGTTCGCCAGGATGTGGGCGGGCGGGGACGTCGCGGACTGCACCGTCGGGACCATCGAGCTGCAGCACCCCACCGTCGGCGCCGCGAACGTCGCCTACCAGGTGTGGCTTCAGCCCGACAGTCCCGACCACCGGCTCGAGATCTACACTCCGAACGACCCGAGCTCCGCCGACGCGTTGCAGGTCCTGGCGCACCAATGCCGCCTCGCACGGGCGTGA